A single Pseudoxanthomonas sp. DNA region contains:
- the mnmA gene encoding tRNA 2-thiouridine(34) synthase MnmA produces the protein MSAPRVIVGVSGGVDSSVAALQLVQAGESVAGLFMQNWADDGTGECRAEDDRRDAVAVCGRLGIPFHFRDFSGEYWRGVFEHFLAEYAAGRTPNPDVLCNREVKFKHFLDAARELGAEKIATGHYARIDQQGGRWRLLRGMDRSKDQSYFLHQLGQAQLSATLFPIGGLQKTELRRIAREAGLQTHDKKDSTGICFIGERDFREFLGRYLPAKQGEMRDPAGQVIGEHPGVFYFTLGQREGLQIGGVRGRPQAPWYVVGKDVANNVLYVDQDTQSPYLMSVRLWTETAHWVGGSPPAARFACTAQTRYRQPDEACDVEVHDDGTVSVHFPRPQRAVTPGQSLVLYAGDECLGGAVIARTDAPLETKLAEQAA, from the coding sequence ATGAGCGCCCCGCGCGTCATCGTCGGCGTGTCCGGTGGCGTGGATTCGTCCGTCGCTGCCCTGCAGCTGGTGCAGGCGGGTGAGTCCGTCGCCGGCCTCTTCATGCAGAACTGGGCCGACGACGGGACCGGCGAGTGCCGCGCGGAAGACGATCGCCGCGATGCGGTCGCGGTCTGCGGCCGGCTGGGCATTCCGTTCCACTTCCGCGACTTCTCCGGCGAGTACTGGCGGGGCGTGTTCGAGCACTTCCTCGCCGAATATGCCGCCGGACGCACGCCCAACCCGGACGTGCTGTGCAATCGCGAGGTCAAGTTCAAGCATTTCCTCGATGCGGCACGGGAACTGGGCGCCGAGAAGATCGCCACCGGCCACTACGCACGCATCGACCAGCAGGGTGGCCGCTGGCGCCTTCTGCGCGGCATGGATCGCAGCAAGGACCAGAGCTACTTCCTGCACCAGCTTGGCCAGGCACAGCTGTCGGCCACCCTGTTCCCGATCGGCGGGCTGCAGAAGACCGAGCTGCGCCGCATCGCGCGCGAGGCAGGGTTGCAGACGCACGACAAGAAGGATTCCACCGGCATCTGCTTCATCGGGGAGCGCGACTTCCGCGAATTCCTCGGGCGCTACCTGCCGGCGAAGCAAGGCGAGATGCGCGACCCGGCGGGCCAGGTGATCGGCGAGCATCCCGGTGTGTTCTATTTCACCCTGGGCCAGCGCGAAGGCCTTCAGATCGGCGGCGTGCGCGGGCGTCCGCAGGCGCCGTGGTATGTGGTCGGCAAGGACGTGGCGAACAATGTGCTGTACGTCGACCAGGACACGCAGAGCCCGTACCTGATGTCGGTGCGGCTGTGGACCGAAACCGCGCACTGGGTGGGGGGCAGTCCGCCCGCCGCGCGGTTCGCCTGCACCGCACAGACACGCTACCGCCAGCCGGATGAAGCCTGTGACGTGGAGGTCCACGACGACGGCACGGTGTCGGTGCATTTTCCGCGCCCGCAGCGCGCCGTCACGCCGGGCCAGTCGCTGGTCCTCTACGCTGGCGACGAATGCCTGGGAGGCGCGGTGATCGCGCGCACGGACGCCCCTCTCGAAACGAAACTCGCGGAGCAAGCAGCTTGA
- the hflD gene encoding high frequency lysogenization protein HflD, whose protein sequence is MSNRYSDRVLALAGLAQSLHQVRRIAETGQSEGAAVQAALDSVFRIDAATPLAVYGRIGDLAPGLRVLRGYLAKETQDNGLSRLAMAVLQLERRFVREEDTVHAVTRGLAEIAPRAEQQGSTHPDVLSALGGLYADTISHLRPRVMVQGNPHYLGQPGVVAEIRAILLAAVRSAVLWRQLGGTMWDFVFSRRQMLDAVDDWLP, encoded by the coding sequence TTGAGCAATCGATACTCCGACCGCGTACTGGCCCTGGCCGGGCTGGCGCAGTCCCTCCACCAGGTCCGCCGCATCGCCGAGACCGGCCAGTCCGAAGGTGCGGCCGTGCAGGCGGCGCTGGACAGCGTGTTCCGCATCGACGCCGCCACGCCGCTGGCCGTGTACGGCCGTATCGGCGACCTCGCCCCGGGCCTGCGCGTACTGCGCGGCTACCTGGCCAAGGAAACGCAGGACAACGGCCTCTCCCGCCTGGCCATGGCCGTGCTGCAGCTGGAGCGTCGGTTCGTGCGCGAAGAGGACACGGTGCATGCGGTCACGCGTGGCCTGGCCGAGATCGCGCCCCGCGCCGAGCAGCAGGGCAGCACGCATCCGGACGTGCTGTCCGCGCTGGGCGGCCTGTACGCCGACACCATCAGCCATCTGCGTCCGCGCGTGATGGTCCAGGGCAATCCGCATTACTTGGGACAGCCCGGCGTGGTGGCGGAGATCCGCGCCATCCTGCTCGCCGCCGTGCGCTCGGCGGTGCTGTGGCGGCAGTTGGGCGGCACGATGTGGGACTTCGTCTTCAGCCGGCGGCAGATGCTGGACGCCGTGGACGACTGGCTGCCCTGA
- the acnB gene encoding bifunctional aconitate hydratase 2/2-methylisocitrate dehydratase, with amino-acid sequence MLEAYRHHVAERAALGIPPLPLSAQQTAEVIELLKNPPAGEEDFLVELITHRVPAGVDDAAKVKASYLAAVAFGTEKTPLITPKRATELLGTMLGGYNIHPLIELLDNAELGATAAEGLKHTLLMFDSFHDVQEKAEQGNAHAQAVLKSWADAEWFTSKPEVPQSLTITVFKVPGETNTDDLSPAPDATTRPDIPLHALAMLKNKRPDAPFVPEEDGKRGPVQEILSLKEKGHLVAYVGDVVGTGSSRKSATNSVLWFTGEDIPFIPNKRFGGVCLGSKIAPIFYNTMEDAGALPIELDVSQMNHGDVVELRTYEGKALKDGQVIAEFQVKSEVLFDEVRAGGRIPLIIGRGLTAKAREALKLPATDLFRQPQQPADSGKGFSLAQKMVGRACGLPEGQGVRPGTYCEPKMTSVGSQDTTGPMTRDELKDLACLGFSADLVMQSFCHTAAYPKPVDVKTHHTLPEFISTRGGISLRPGDGVIHSWLNRMLLPDTVGTGGDSHTRFPVGISFPAGSGLVAFAAATGVMPLDMPESVLVRFKGEMQPGVTLRDLVNAIPYYALKSGLLTVAKQGKKNIFSGRILEIEGLPDLKVEQAFELSDASAERSAAGCTVRLNKEPIIEYLTSNITLLKWMIAEGYADARSLARRIAKMEAWLADPQLLEPDADAEYAAVIEIDLAEVHEPLLACPNDPDDVKTLSDVAGTAIDEVFIGSCMTNIGHFRAAAKLLEGKRDIPTRLWVAPPTKMDASELTKEGVYGTFGTAGARMEMPGCSLCMGNQAQVREGATVFSTSTRNFPNRLGRNSNVFLGSAELAAICSRLGRIPTKAEYMADIGVINEKGAEIYRYMNFDQIEEYQDVAKTVAA; translated from the coding sequence ATGTTGGAAGCCTATCGCCACCACGTAGCCGAGCGCGCCGCGCTGGGCATCCCGCCGCTGCCGCTGTCGGCCCAGCAGACGGCCGAGGTCATCGAACTGCTGAAGAATCCGCCGGCCGGGGAGGAAGACTTCCTGGTCGAGCTGATCACCCACCGTGTGCCTGCCGGTGTCGACGATGCCGCCAAGGTGAAAGCGTCCTACCTGGCCGCCGTCGCATTCGGCACCGAGAAGACCCCGCTGATCACGCCCAAGCGCGCCACCGAGCTGCTGGGCACGATGCTGGGCGGCTACAACATCCACCCGCTGATCGAGCTGCTGGACAACGCCGAGCTGGGTGCGACCGCCGCCGAAGGCCTGAAGCACACGCTGCTGATGTTCGACAGCTTCCACGACGTGCAGGAGAAGGCCGAGCAGGGCAACGCCCACGCCCAGGCAGTGCTGAAGAGCTGGGCCGATGCCGAGTGGTTCACCAGCAAGCCGGAAGTGCCCCAGTCGCTCACTATCACCGTGTTCAAGGTGCCCGGCGAGACGAATACCGACGACCTGTCGCCTGCACCCGACGCGACCACGCGCCCGGACATCCCGCTGCACGCGCTGGCGATGCTGAAGAACAAGCGCCCCGACGCGCCGTTCGTACCCGAGGAAGACGGCAAGCGCGGTCCGGTGCAGGAAATCCTGTCGCTGAAGGAGAAGGGCCACCTGGTCGCCTACGTCGGCGACGTGGTCGGCACCGGTTCCTCGCGCAAGTCGGCGACCAATAGCGTGCTGTGGTTCACCGGCGAGGACATCCCGTTCATCCCTAACAAGCGCTTCGGCGGCGTCTGCCTGGGTTCCAAGATCGCCCCGATCTTCTACAACACCATGGAGGACGCAGGCGCGCTGCCGATCGAACTCGACGTGTCGCAGATGAACCACGGCGACGTGGTCGAGCTGCGCACGTACGAGGGCAAGGCACTGAAGGACGGGCAGGTGATCGCCGAGTTCCAGGTGAAGTCCGAGGTGCTGTTCGACGAAGTGCGTGCCGGTGGCCGCATTCCGCTGATCATCGGCCGCGGGCTGACCGCGAAGGCGCGCGAAGCGCTGAAGCTGCCGGCGACGGACCTGTTCCGCCAGCCGCAGCAGCCGGCCGACAGCGGTAAGGGCTTCTCGCTGGCGCAGAAGATGGTGGGCCGCGCCTGTGGCCTGCCGGAAGGCCAGGGCGTGCGCCCGGGCACCTACTGCGAACCGAAGATGACCTCGGTGGGCTCGCAGGACACCACCGGCCCGATGACCCGCGACGAGTTGAAGGACCTGGCCTGCCTGGGCTTCTCGGCCGATCTGGTGATGCAGTCGTTCTGCCACACGGCGGCCTATCCGAAGCCGGTCGACGTGAAGACGCACCACACGCTGCCGGAGTTCATCTCCACCCGTGGCGGCATCTCGCTGCGCCCGGGCGACGGCGTGATCCACAGCTGGCTCAACCGCATGCTGCTGCCCGACACCGTCGGCACCGGCGGCGACTCGCACACGCGTTTCCCGGTGGGCATCTCGTTCCCGGCCGGCTCGGGCCTGGTCGCATTCGCCGCGGCCACCGGCGTGATGCCGCTGGACATGCCGGAATCGGTGCTGGTGCGCTTCAAGGGCGAGATGCAGCCCGGCGTTACCCTGCGCGACCTGGTCAATGCCATCCCGTACTACGCGCTGAAGTCGGGCCTGCTGACCGTCGCCAAGCAGGGCAAGAAGAACATCTTCTCCGGCCGCATCCTCGAGATCGAAGGCCTGCCGGACCTGAAGGTGGAACAGGCGTTCGAGCTGTCCGACGCCTCGGCAGAACGCTCGGCCGCCGGCTGCACCGTGCGACTGAACAAGGAACCGATCATCGAGTACCTCACCAGCAACATCACGCTGTTGAAGTGGATGATCGCCGAAGGCTATGCCGACGCCCGTTCGCTGGCCCGCCGCATCGCCAAGATGGAAGCCTGGCTGGCCGACCCGCAGCTGCTGGAGCCGGATGCCGACGCCGAGTACGCCGCCGTCATCGAGATCGACCTGGCCGAGGTGCACGAGCCGCTGCTGGCCTGCCCGAACGATCCGGACGACGTGAAGACGCTGTCCGACGTGGCCGGCACCGCGATCGATGAGGTCTTCATCGGCTCGTGCATGACCAACATCGGACATTTCCGCGCGGCGGCCAAGCTGCTGGAAGGCAAGCGCGACATTCCGACCCGCCTGTGGGTCGCGCCGCCGACCAAGATGGATGCGTCCGAGCTGACCAAGGAAGGCGTCTACGGCACCTTCGGTACCGCCGGTGCGCGCATGGAAATGCCGGGCTGCTCGCTGTGCATGGGCAACCAGGCGCAGGTGCGCGAGGGCGCGACGGTGTTCTCCACCTCGACCCGCAACTTCCCCAACCGCCTGGGCCGCAACTCCAACGTGTTCCTCGGCTCGGCAGAGCTGGCCGCGATCTGCTCGCGCCTGGGCAGGATCCCGACCAAGGCCGAGTACATGGCCGACATCGGCGTGATCAACGAGAAGGGCGCCGAGATCTACCGCTACATGAACTTCGACCAGATCGAGGAATACCAGGACGTGGCGAAGACCGTCGCGGCCTGA
- a CDS encoding type II toxin-antitoxin system VapC family toxin — MIAVDAPVLIELLTDGPRADAVEAGLRQSLGSGRVVVCDAALAQLCASLRNGADALAALEEMGVHFSAVEAKSALRAGEMQRRHRQRSGEPRPIADFLVGAHALLQCDGLITFDTAFHRDYFKGLKLIVPANE, encoded by the coding sequence ATGATCGCCGTCGACGCGCCCGTCCTGATCGAGCTGCTGACCGACGGCCCGCGTGCCGATGCGGTCGAGGCCGGCCTGCGCCAGAGCCTGGGCAGCGGACGCGTCGTGGTCTGCGATGCCGCACTGGCGCAGCTGTGCGCCTCGTTGCGCAACGGTGCCGATGCCCTGGCCGCGCTGGAGGAGATGGGTGTCCACTTCAGCGCCGTCGAAGCCAAGTCCGCGCTGCGGGCCGGCGAGATGCAGCGCCGGCACCGCCAGCGCAGTGGCGAACCGCGGCCGATCGCCGACTTCCTGGTCGGCGCGCACGCGCTGCTGCAGTGCGACGGTCTGATCACCTTCGACACCGCCTTCCACCGCGACTATTTCAAGGGCCTGAAACTGATCGTGCCCGCGAACGAATAA
- a CDS encoding AbrB/MazE/SpoVT family DNA-binding domain-containing protein has translation MEATVAERGQITLPKAVRDALGLTKGSVLKVELEGSRIVLRKSVDDAISRVRGKFALDADAAKGTTRE, from the coding sequence ATGGAAGCCACCGTGGCCGAACGCGGCCAGATCACCCTGCCCAAGGCCGTGCGCGATGCGCTGGGCCTGACCAAGGGCAGTGTGCTGAAGGTCGAACTGGAGGGTAGCCGCATCGTGTTGCGGAAGAGCGTCGACGACGCGATTTCGCGCGTGCGCGGCAAGTTCGCCCTCGACGCGGATGCCGCCAAGGGCACCACCCGCGAATGA
- the acnA gene encoding aconitate hydratase AcnA, with translation MSDSFATRRTLDVNGTSYAYYSLPALAERLDPEGGFARLPYSLKILLENLLRCEDGVTVLPEHIRAVAAWEATREPDTEIAFMPARVVLQDFTGVPCVVDLAAMRDAVVKLGGSPDQINPLIPSELVIDHSVQVDVFGSPDALDLNGKIEFERNRERYGFLRWGQKAFDNFKVVPPNTGIVHQVNLENLARVVMTGEQDGQAIAYPDTVFGTDSHTTMINGIGVLGWGVGGIEAEAAMLGQPSSMLIPQVVGFKLTGKLPEGATATDLVLTVTQMLRKLGVVGKFVEFYGDGLQHLPLADRATIGNMAPEYGATCGIFPIDRESLTYLRLSGRSEAQIALVEAYAKAQGLWHDADSPHAEYSATLHLDMGDVKPSLAGPKRPQDRVLLQDVKQNFRDSLVPFADARRKRIDLVQEDRLKNEGGGGTAVGAKEAAHESAPDSGAKKLRDGDVVIAAITSCTNTSNPAVMLGAGLLARNAVAKGLKAQPWVKTSLGPGSRVVTDYLDKAGVLDDLEKLGFYVVGYGCTTCIGNSGPLPDDVSAAIAADDLVVASVLSGNRNFEGRVHPEVKMNYLASPPLVVAYAIAGTTDIDLTTEPLGTGSDGQPVYLKDIWPTNKEIGDFIARTVGPEMFAKNYADVFKGDARWNTIASPDGDLYAWDGDSTYIKNPPYFDGMSMDVGSIDDVHGARVLGLFGDSITTDHISPAGNIKKDSPAGRFLVSRGVQPADFNSYGSRRGNDDVMVRGTFANIRIKNLMLGGEEGGNTLYFGSTPPEKMSIYDASMKYQADGVPLVVIAGKEYGTGSSRDWAAKGTNLLGVKAVIAESFERIHRSNLVGMGVLPLQFVDGQNAQSLGLDGSETFDVTGLEDGAAKTAKVTARKADGKTVEFQATVLLLTPKEVEYFRHGGLLHYVLRQLASRKAA, from the coding sequence ATGAGCGATTCCTTCGCCACCCGCCGAACCCTGGACGTGAACGGCACGTCCTACGCGTACTACAGCCTGCCGGCGCTCGCCGAGCGGCTGGACCCGGAGGGAGGCTTCGCCCGCCTGCCCTATTCCCTGAAGATCCTGCTGGAGAACCTGCTGCGCTGCGAGGACGGGGTCACGGTGCTGCCCGAGCACATCCGGGCGGTGGCCGCCTGGGAAGCGACCAGGGAACCCGACACGGAAATCGCCTTCATGCCGGCGCGCGTGGTGCTGCAGGACTTCACCGGCGTGCCCTGCGTGGTGGACCTGGCCGCCATGCGCGATGCCGTGGTCAAGCTGGGCGGCAGCCCGGACCAGATCAATCCGCTGATTCCGTCCGAGCTGGTGATCGACCACTCGGTGCAGGTGGACGTGTTCGGCAGCCCCGACGCGCTGGACCTCAACGGCAAGATCGAGTTCGAGCGGAACAGGGAGCGCTACGGCTTCCTGCGCTGGGGTCAGAAGGCGTTCGACAACTTCAAGGTGGTACCGCCGAATACCGGCATCGTCCACCAGGTGAACCTGGAAAACCTCGCCCGCGTGGTGATGACCGGCGAGCAGGACGGACAGGCCATCGCCTATCCCGACACCGTGTTCGGCACCGACAGCCACACCACGATGATCAACGGCATCGGCGTGCTGGGCTGGGGCGTGGGCGGCATCGAGGCCGAGGCGGCGATGCTGGGCCAGCCCTCGTCGATGCTCATCCCGCAGGTGGTCGGCTTCAAGCTGACCGGCAAGCTGCCGGAAGGCGCCACCGCCACCGACCTGGTGCTGACGGTCACCCAGATGCTGCGCAAGCTGGGCGTGGTGGGCAAGTTCGTCGAGTTCTACGGCGACGGCCTGCAGCACCTGCCGCTGGCCGACCGGGCCACCATCGGCAACATGGCGCCCGAGTACGGCGCGACGTGCGGCATCTTCCCGATCGACCGCGAGTCGCTGACCTACCTGCGCCTGTCCGGCCGCAGCGAAGCACAGATCGCGCTGGTCGAGGCCTACGCCAAGGCGCAGGGACTGTGGCACGACGCCGACAGCCCGCATGCCGAATACAGCGCCACGCTGCACCTGGACATGGGCGACGTGAAGCCCTCGCTGGCCGGCCCCAAGCGCCCGCAGGACCGCGTGCTGCTGCAGGACGTGAAGCAGAACTTCCGCGACAGCCTGGTGCCGTTCGCCGATGCGCGCCGCAAGCGCATCGACCTGGTGCAGGAAGACCGGCTGAAGAACGAGGGCGGCGGCGGGACGGCCGTCGGTGCGAAGGAAGCCGCGCACGAATCCGCCCCCGACAGCGGTGCGAAGAAGCTGCGCGACGGCGATGTGGTGATCGCCGCCATTACGTCCTGCACCAACACCTCCAACCCGGCGGTGATGCTGGGCGCCGGCCTGCTCGCCCGCAACGCGGTGGCGAAGGGGCTGAAGGCGCAGCCGTGGGTCAAGACCTCGCTCGGTCCGGGCTCGCGCGTGGTGACCGATTACCTGGACAAGGCCGGCGTGCTGGACGACCTGGAGAAGCTCGGCTTCTACGTGGTCGGCTACGGCTGCACCACCTGCATCGGCAACTCGGGCCCGTTGCCAGACGATGTCTCCGCGGCGATCGCCGCCGATGATCTGGTCGTCGCCTCGGTGCTGTCCGGCAACCGCAACTTCGAGGGCCGCGTGCATCCCGAAGTGAAGATGAACTACCTGGCCAGCCCGCCGCTGGTGGTGGCGTACGCCATCGCCGGTACCACCGACATCGACCTGACCACCGAGCCGCTGGGCACGGGCAGCGACGGCCAGCCGGTGTACCTCAAGGACATCTGGCCGACCAACAAGGAAATCGGCGACTTCATCGCCCGCACCGTCGGACCGGAGATGTTCGCCAAGAACTACGCCGACGTGTTCAAGGGCGATGCGCGCTGGAACACCATCGCCTCGCCCGACGGCGATCTGTACGCCTGGGATGGCGACTCGACCTACATCAAGAACCCGCCCTACTTCGACGGCATGTCGATGGACGTCGGCAGCATCGACGACGTGCATGGCGCGCGCGTGCTCGGACTGTTCGGCGATTCCATCACCACCGACCACATCTCCCCGGCGGGCAACATCAAGAAGGACTCGCCTGCGGGCCGCTTCCTGGTCTCGCGCGGCGTGCAGCCGGCGGACTTCAACAGCTACGGCAGCCGCCGCGGCAACGACGACGTGATGGTGCGCGGCACCTTCGCCAACATCCGCATCAAGAACCTGATGCTGGGCGGCGAGGAAGGCGGCAACACGCTGTACTTCGGCAGCACCCCGCCGGAGAAGATGTCCATCTATGACGCGTCGATGAAGTACCAGGCCGATGGCGTGCCGCTGGTGGTGATCGCGGGCAAGGAATACGGCACCGGCTCGTCGCGCGACTGGGCCGCCAAGGGCACCAACCTGCTGGGCGTGAAGGCGGTGATCGCCGAGAGTTTCGAGCGCATCCATCGCTCCAACCTGGTCGGCATGGGCGTGCTGCCGCTGCAGTTCGTCGACGGCCAGAATGCGCAGTCGCTGGGGCTGGATGGCTCGGAAACCTTCGACGTGACCGGACTGGAGGATGGCGCGGCGAAGACCGCCAAGGTCACGGCGCGCAAGGCCGACGGCAAGACCGTCGAGTTCCAGGCCACGGTCCTGCTGCTCACGCCGAAGGAAGTCGAGTACTTCCGCCACGGCGGCCTGCTGCACTACGTGCTCCGCCAGCTGGCGTCGCGCAAGGCGGCCTGA
- a CDS encoding nuclear transport factor 2 family protein: MAKTGITFRGGLLACLSLLAACASDTPEARLRQQFDTMQAAVEAGSPSDFIEGVSTDFVGEDGLDRAALHNLLRARALTNTRIGATTGPLDVSVDGDNAEVAFDLLLTAGQGGVLPDQAGTYRVVTAWRLEADDWRVHHARWERGR; the protein is encoded by the coding sequence ATGGCGAAGACCGGAATCACGTTTCGCGGCGGGTTGCTCGCCTGTCTCTCGCTGCTCGCTGCCTGCGCCTCCGATACACCGGAAGCCCGGTTGCGGCAGCAGTTCGACACCATGCAGGCGGCGGTGGAGGCGGGCAGCCCGAGCGATTTCATCGAGGGTGTCAGCACGGATTTCGTGGGCGAGGACGGCCTCGATCGTGCTGCATTGCACAACCTGCTGCGCGCGCGTGCGCTGACGAACACGCGCATCGGCGCCACCACCGGTCCGCTGGATGTTTCGGTCGATGGCGACAATGCGGAGGTGGCGTTCGACCTGCTGCTGACCGCCGGCCAGGGTGGCGTGCTGCCGGACCAGGCGGGCACGTATCGGGTGGTGACGGCCTGGCGCCTGGAGGCGGACGACTGGCGCGTGCACCACGCGCGATGGGAGCGCGGCCGTTAG
- a CDS encoding long-chain fatty acid--CoA ligase has protein sequence MSQERPWFKSYPQGVPQQVDLEQYRSIVSVFDEAISKYRDRPAFRNFGKTLTYGEIDTLSRQFAAYLLGELKLKKGDRVAIMMPNCLQYPIAIFGVLRAGLTVVNVNPMYTPRELKHQLVDSGASVLLVVDNFGKTAQEALAGTQVKQVITTALGDLVGFPKGAIVNFVLKYVKKMVPDYDIPGAVRFKDTLTLGQLHTLPEIDIDSGDIAFLQYTGGTTGVAKGAMLTHRNLVANMQQAGVWVGTGLDYGNEVIITALPLYHIFALTANCLVFMKLGGLNHLITNPRDMPGFVKELKATRFTAITGVNTLFNGLLNTPGFDEVDFSNLKMTLGGGMAVQRAVAEKWKKVTGVTLVEAYGLTETSPAACINPMDLHDYNGAIGLPVPSTDACLKDDDGNVVPVGEVGELCIKGPQVMKGYWQRPEETANVMDADGWLHTGDMAKMDENGFFYIVDRKKDMILVSGFNVYPNEVEDVIAGMDGVLEVAAIGVPDDKSGEAVKVFIVKKDPSLTAEQVKAFCRDNLTGYKQPRHIEFRTELPKTNVGKILRKELREPAKTA, from the coding sequence ATGAGTCAGGAACGTCCGTGGTTCAAGAGCTATCCGCAAGGCGTGCCGCAGCAGGTGGACCTGGAGCAGTACCGCTCCATCGTGTCCGTCTTCGATGAGGCGATCAGCAAATACCGAGACCGCCCCGCGTTCCGCAACTTCGGCAAGACCCTGACCTACGGCGAGATCGACACGCTCAGCCGGCAGTTCGCCGCGTACCTGCTGGGCGAGCTCAAGCTCAAGAAGGGCGACCGTGTCGCCATCATGATGCCGAACTGCCTGCAGTACCCCATCGCGATCTTCGGCGTGCTGCGCGCCGGCCTGACGGTGGTCAACGTCAACCCGATGTACACGCCGCGCGAACTGAAGCACCAGCTGGTCGACTCGGGCGCCAGCGTGCTGCTGGTGGTGGACAACTTCGGCAAGACCGCACAGGAAGCGCTCGCCGGTACGCAGGTGAAGCAGGTCATCACCACCGCGCTGGGCGACCTGGTCGGTTTCCCGAAGGGGGCCATCGTCAACTTCGTGCTGAAGTACGTGAAGAAGATGGTGCCGGACTACGACATCCCGGGCGCCGTGCGCTTCAAGGACACGCTGACGCTGGGCCAGCTGCACACCCTGCCCGAGATCGACATCGACTCCGGCGACATCGCCTTCCTGCAGTACACCGGCGGCACCACCGGCGTGGCCAAGGGCGCGATGCTCACGCACCGCAACCTGGTGGCGAACATGCAGCAGGCCGGCGTGTGGGTAGGCACCGGCCTGGATTACGGCAACGAGGTCATCATCACCGCGCTGCCGCTGTACCACATCTTCGCGTTGACGGCGAACTGCCTGGTCTTCATGAAGCTCGGCGGCCTCAACCACCTGATCACCAACCCGCGCGACATGCCGGGCTTCGTGAAGGAACTGAAAGCCACGCGCTTCACCGCGATCACCGGCGTCAACACGCTGTTCAACGGACTGCTCAATACGCCCGGCTTCGACGAGGTGGATTTCTCCAACCTCAAGATGACCCTGGGCGGCGGCATGGCGGTGCAGCGCGCCGTGGCGGAGAAGTGGAAGAAGGTCACCGGCGTGACGCTGGTCGAAGCCTACGGCTTGACGGAAACCTCGCCGGCGGCGTGCATCAATCCCATGGATCTGCACGACTACAACGGCGCCATCGGCCTGCCCGTGCCGTCCACCGATGCCTGCCTGAAGGACGACGACGGCAATGTCGTGCCGGTCGGCGAAGTCGGCGAGCTGTGCATCAAGGGTCCGCAGGTGATGAAGGGTTACTGGCAGCGTCCGGAGGAAACGGCCAACGTGATGGACGCCGACGGCTGGCTGCACACCGGCGACATGGCGAAGATGGACGAGAACGGCTTCTTCTATATCGTCGACCGCAAGAAGGACATGATCCTGGTGTCCGGCTTCAACGTGTACCCGAACGAGGTCGAGGACGTGATCGCCGGCATGGACGGCGTGCTGGAAGTGGCTGCGATCGGCGTGCCCGACGACAAGTCCGGCGAGGCCGTGAAGGTCTTCATCGTGAAGAAGGACCCCTCCCTCACCGCCGAGCAGGTGAAGGCGTTCTGCCGCGACAACCTCACCGGCTACAAGCAGCCCCGCCACATCGAGTTCCGTACGGAACTCCCGAAGACGAACGTCGGCAAGATCCTGCGCAAGGAACTGCGGGAGCCCGCGAAAACCGCGTGA
- a CDS encoding crotonase/enoyl-CoA hydratase family protein, protein MNNVEKLQRTRAFPTIRVESEPSGDAHWMYMHSDAAPGVRPCFRSQMLDDVLSFMNSITLRESQRQPGKLRHLVVASDANAFNLGGDLELFSQLIRENNRDRLLSYARRCIDGVHHLNTGLGGDVRTIALIQGDALGGGLEIALSCHTIVAEEGVDMGLPEVLFGLFPGMGAYSFLCKRVSPQVAEKIILDGNIYTSDELHAMGVVDVLVPKGQGAAAVQTIIDRQRRSPHAHLALNACRNLAQPVGYDELMGITEVWVDTALTLGDKSLKMMERIVRAQEKRSIRAA, encoded by the coding sequence ATGAACAACGTCGAAAAACTGCAGCGCACCCGTGCTTTCCCGACCATCCGCGTCGAATCGGAACCCAGCGGTGATGCGCACTGGATGTACATGCACTCGGATGCCGCGCCGGGCGTGCGCCCGTGCTTCCGCAGCCAGATGCTCGACGACGTGCTGAGCTTCATGAATTCGATCACCCTGCGCGAATCCCAGCGCCAGCCGGGCAAGCTGCGGCACCTGGTGGTCGCGTCCGACGCCAACGCCTTCAATCTCGGCGGCGATCTCGAACTCTTCTCGCAGCTGATCCGCGAGAACAACCGCGACCGCCTGCTGAGCTACGCGCGCCGCTGCATCGATGGCGTGCATCACCTCAACACCGGACTGGGTGGCGACGTGCGCACGATTGCGCTGATCCAGGGCGATGCGCTGGGCGGCGGCCTGGAGATCGCGCTCTCCTGCCACACCATCGTCGCCGAGGAAGGCGTGGACATGGGCCTGCCGGAAGTGCTGTTCGGGCTGTTCCCGGGCATGGGCGCCTACTCGTTCCTGTGCAAGCGCGTGTCGCCGCAGGTCGCCGAAAAGATCATCCTGGACGGCAACATCTACACCAGCGACGAACTGCATGCGATGGGCGTGGTGGACGTGCTGGTGCCGAAGGGCCAGGGTGCCGCCGCGGTACAGACCATCATCGACAGGCAGCGCCGTTCGCCGCATGCGCACCTGGCGCTGAACGCCTGCCGCAACCTCGCCCAGCCGGTCGGCTACGACGAACTGATGGGCATCACCGAGGTGTGGGTCGACACCGCGCTGACGCTGGGCGACAAGTCGCTGAAGATGATGGAGCGCATCGTCCGCGCGCAGGAGAAGCGGTCCATCCGCGCCGCCTGA